A DNA window from Acomys russatus chromosome 7, mAcoRus1.1, whole genome shotgun sequence contains the following coding sequences:
- the LOC127192242 gene encoding olfactory receptor 52H1, whose product MSHSKQNLTYYNPGLFLLMGIPGLEQFHVWIGIPFCGIYVIAVMGNCILLYLIAMERSLHEPMFFFLSMLAMTDLILSTAGVPKTLSIFWMGAREITFPGCLTQMFFLHYSFVLDSAILMAMAFDCYVAICSPLRYATILTPKTIIKIAVGISFRSFCIILPDVFLLTRLPFCRTHIIPHTYCEHIGVARLACADISINIWYGFCVPIMTVISDVVLIAVSYTFILCAVFRLPSRDARQKALGTCGSHVCVILMFYTPAFFSILAHRFGHNVSLTFHIMFANLYIVIPPAMNPIVYGVKTKQIRDKVILLFSAKSTEG is encoded by the exons ATGTCTCATTCAAAACAGAACTTGACGTA TTACAACCCAGGGCTCTTCCTTTTGATGGGGATCCCAGGCTTGGAGCAATTCCATGTGTGGATTGGCATTCCCTTCTGTGGGATCTATGTCATCGCTGTGATGGGAAACTGTATCCTTCTCTACCTCATCGCAATGGAACGGAGCCTTCACGAACCCATGTTTTTCTTCCTGTCCATGCTGGCAATGACCGATCTCATCTTGTCCACAGCTGGTGTGCCTAAAACACTCAGCATCTTCTGGATGGGGGCTCGGGAAATCACATTCCCAGGCTGCCTCACGCAAATGTTCTTCCTCCACTATAGCTTTGTCCTGGACTCGGCCATTCTGATGGCCATGGCATTTGAttgctatgtggccatctgctcACCCTTGAGATATGCAACCATCTTGACCCCTAAGACTATTATCAAGATTGCCGTGGGCATCTCCTTTCGAAGCTTCTGCATCATCTTACCTGATGTCTTCTTGTTGACACGCTTACCTTTCTGTAGGACACACATCATACCTCACACGTATTGTGAGCACATAGGTGTTGCCCGGCTGGCATGTGCAGATATCTCTATCAACATTTGGTATGGATTCTGTGTCCCCATCATGACAGTCATCTCAGATGTGGTCCTCATAGCCGTCTCCTACACCTTCATCCTATGTGCCGTTTTTCGCCTTCCCTCTCGAGATGCTCGGCAGAAAGCCCTGGGCACCTGTGGCTCCCATGTCTGTGTCATCCTCATGTTTTACACACCTGCCTTTTTCTCTATCCTCGCTCATCGTTTCGGACACAACGTCTCCCTCACATTCCACATCATGTTCGCCAATCTCTACATTGttattccaccagcaatgaaccCTATTGTCTATGGAGTGAAAACCAAGCAGATCAGAGATAAggtcattcttttgttttctgccaAGAGCACAGAAGGTTGA